The window CCGTCGAAAGTCCCCATTATCGGCTTTTAAGCCGGTTGTTTCGAGCGCCTCGCGCCAATGCCCAAACCCCAGCGCTGCGCGTTCACAATTGGAGGCATCGGGGAGATTGCGCGGTTCGGAGGCGAAATTGTTATGTTGCATTTAAGGTTACCCTGGCCTGACGCACATTGCGTTAACCCGTGGCGACGGTCAAGGAGAGGCGGTTGATTAAACGCACCTTCCGGGGATTGATTCGGCTCCTGGGCGGATTAAGCGCCGGCTTGGCGGTCATGCTCGCCCTTGCCGCATGGAAGCTGTCTTCCGGCCCGGTATCTCTCTCCTTTCTTACGCCTCATATCGAGAACGCGCTGAACAGAAGTTACGGGTCATTCAAGATACGCCTCGACGATACGATCCTGACCTGGGCCGGGTGGGAGCGCACGCTGGATTTCCGCATCATCGGCGCCCGTGTCCTCGGCGACAATGACGAGGTTCTGGCCAGGGTGCCTGAAATGTCGATGTCGTTCAGCGCACGCGCCTTGATAAAGGGTCTGGTGGCGCCGAGCAGCATCGAGTTATTCCGGCCCAGACTGCATCTGACGCATCGCCAAGACGGCGGCGTGGAAATCGGGTTCATCGAAGGAGAAGAAGCATCCAACGATGTGGCGAACCGCCTTATCGCCGAGCTTCTGGCTGACCCCGATCCCGACCGCGTAACCGGTTACCTGAAGATGGTGTCGGTCATCGACGCCGATTTAATCATAAAAGACCATAATCTGAAAACTATATGGGAATCGCCGTACGCCCAGGTGGCGCTGTGGCGGAAGGACACGGGAATCAAAGGCAAGGCTTCCCTCGATTCCGAAACGGGAGAAAAAAAGACCAGGATTTCCATCTCCGGCGATTACAAAACAAAAGAAGGCAGACTGGACCTTGAACTTAACTTCAATGATATCAGCCCCGCCGCCTTTGCCGGCGTCTCCCCGGAGCTTGAGCGCCTTGACGCCTTCGATCTGCCTCTCGGCGGGACGGTAAATCTCGTCGTATCCGTAAACGGCGCGGTGGAAAGCGCCGACTTTAACATCAACGGCGGGAACGGACGCCTGACGCTGCCGGCGCCGTTCGCGCAAAAACCGGATGTCGAAGCGTTGCGGCTGAAAGGACGTTTTGAAAAAGGCGCCGAACGTCTGGATATCGAGGACTTTTTCGTCGATCTCGGGGCGGAGGGAAAGCTTGACTTGCCCGCCCCCACCAACCATGTCATGCCGGTTAAGACGGTGCAGGCTGAAGGGCGCTACTATTTCAACGCCGGCAAGCTGGAATTGTCGGCTCTGCGCGTCGGCCTTCACGGGCCGAGCGCCGTCATCAGCGCCGTCATCGACGGCATCGGCGGCAAACCGGAGATCACCGCCAAAGGGGAGTTGCTGAATCTGCCGGTGGACGACTTTGCGCGCTACTGGCCCAGGGCATGGGGGATCAGCGCCCAAGAATGGTGCGTGGCCAATCTTTCCGGCGGAATCGTCAAAGAGGCGCGCATCGACCTTCGTTTGAACTCCGACACCGCCGGCGCTTTCCGGGTGGTCTCGCTCGCCGGCGACATGGCTTTTGACGGCGTCACGGTGGATTACGTCCACCCCATGCCCAAGGCGTCGAAGGTCAAGGGAACCACCATGTTCAACAAAGAACGCTTCGACATATTCTTCGAGCGCGGCGAAGCCGGGGATTTGACCGTAAGCAAGGGCCGCATCTTCATTACCGACCTCGATAAATACGATCAATACATGGATATCGAGCTTTTTATTGACGGGAAGATAAGAACCGCCCTGGAGCTGATCGACCACAAGCCGCTGGGCTTTTCCTCGGCCCTTGGGCTGGACCCCGCCGGGGTCGACGGCACGGCGTCGGTAAAGCTCAACCTTCACTCTATCCTTGAACACGCCCTCACCAGGAACAAAGTCAAGGTCGCCGCCGTCGCCAGACTCCAGAATGTAACCATCGCCGGCGCCATGCTCGGCAAGAGCGTCACCAGCGAACTGATGGACCTCAAAGTCGATAATCGGGGAATGGATATCACCGGCAAGATCAGGCTCGGCAATATTCCGGCGGTCATGACGTGGCGCGAGAACTTCTCCGACAATCCCCCGTTCCGCCGCCGCTATGAATTGTCCGGCAACATCCCGGACATCAAAAGCATGGCTGATCTGGGCATCAACATGGGACCGTTCGCAAGCGATTTCATCAAGGGATCAATCAGCGCCGAGACCCGCATTACCGTCCTCGGCAACAAAAAAACCAGGCTGGAAATCAAGGCCGACCTCACCAACGCCGCTCTTTCCTTTCCCGCTCTCGGCTGGGCAAAAAAGACGGGCATAGGCGGAACCGCCGCCGCCGAAATCGACATCGCCGGAGACATGATCGGCAATATTCCCGTCTTTACCGTCGCCGCCGCCGATCTTTTGATAAAAGGCTCCGCCGACTACGCCAAAAACGGCGCCGGCCTGGAGCGGGTCGCCCTTGACAGGATCGCCTATGGCCGCACGGACATGAAGGGGACGCTGACGCCCGCCCAGGACGGCAGTTGGAATATCAGCCTCCATGGCGCCGGCCTTGATCTGGAGCCGATGTTCGCCGACATCTTCAAGGACGATCCGGAGAAGGAAGACGGTGGCCTGCGCTTCAACCTTTCCGCCGACCTGGATCGCGTATGGCTGGGAGAAAAGAATTTCCTCACGCGGGTCTCCGGCAACATGTCGCGTAGCGGCGACAGGTGGCGGCGCATGACGCTGGACGCCGTTGTAGGCAAGGACAAGGGGTTCAAGGTATCCATTGCGCCGGGCGACAACGGCGTCCGCGCCTTGTCCATGCGATCCGATGACGCGGGAGCCGTGTTCAAGGCCTTTAACTTCTACGAAAATATGGTCGGCGGCGCCTTTGAGGTGAGCGGCGAGTTCGATGACAACGCCCCCGGTTCTCCATTGACCGGCAAACTCACCGTCGATGATTACCATCTGGTCAAGTCCCCGGTCCTGATCAGAATGTTGAGCATATTGGCCCTGACCGGCGTCATCGAAGCCCTGCAACAGGAAGGGCTTTACTTTAATATTCTGGACGCCCCGTTTGCGCTGAGCGACGGCGTCCTCAATCTGACCGACGCCAAAGCCACCGGCATCTCGCTGGGCTACACCGCCTCGGGCAAGATATATACCCAGGCCAAGGTGGTGGACCTGAAGGGTACGGTAATCCCCGCCTACGCCATCAACAGCTTCATGGGCGTGCTGGACAAGATCCCGGTTTTAGGCGCCGTCTTCACCGGCGAGGAAAAAGGCGGCGGCGTTTTCGCCGCGCCCTACAAGATGACCGGCCCGATGGAGAATCCCGAAATATCAGTCAACCCGCTGTCCCTGCTGGCTCCGGGAATTTTCCGCAAACTGTCCGGCGCCATCGAGGACGAACTGAAGAAAATCCCCCTCCCCGAAATAAAACCTCTCGTCGCCCCGCAGGTCGATTGAGGAGGGGCAACCTCCCCCTGCCCCCTCCTTCGTAAGGAGGGGAAAGTAAATTCTCCCCCTTGCTTTAAGGGGGAGTTAGAGTATCCGTTATAAGCAAGGCCTCATTTTAATCCTGTACATCCTGCTTATCCATGTGAATAAAATATTCAGGCGCCGCCGCCGCTGAACAGGTGGTGTTGTTTAACGGCCTTGGCGACCACCTCGACCAGTTTCTCCTTTTCGACAGGCTTCACAAGATATTCGAACGCGCCGTCTTTAATAAACTTTGCCGCCAGGCTTACATCCGGGAAGCCGGTCAGAACGATAACCGGGATCGAGGGATATTCCTTGCGGAAATGGGCGATGGCTTCGACGCCGTTGATCTTCGGCATCCTGATGTCGCAGATGATGGCGTCCAGAATCAGGACGTTTTCGACGCCGATAAGCCTGATCGCTTCTTCCCCGTTCGATGCCTCGATGATCTCATAACCGGTGTCTTTAAGTTGGCGCTTGATGGTGCGGCGGATTTCTTCCTCGTCATCGACGATCATAATCTTGTGTTTCACTACGAATTCTCCTCTGTTAATTTCCCCTCAACGGGGAATTTAATGGTGCAAACCGTTCCTTTGCCTTCCCGGCTCTCAAAGGCGATTGTCCCAGAGTACTTGTTGATAATCTTTTGGACAACATATAATCCCAGTCCTTCTCCCTCATCCGGTCCCTTGGTGGTAAAAAACGGATCAAATATCTTTTCCAGATTTTTCGCCGAAATTCCTTTGCCTGTATCGCTGATCCGGATTGAAATACAACGGCCTTCTTCAAGGCGGCCGGCGATCTCCATGACTCCTTTGTCCTCCATCGCCTGGATGCCGTTGCGGATGACATTGAAAAAGACCTGCTGAATCTCTTCCGGTTTGGCCGGGATTCCGGGAAGCGGCGCAAGGTCTTCCCTGATTTCAATGTGATCGTTAAGCAGCGTTCGCCGGATCATGGCGACGGCCTCGGCGATAATTTTGTTTACGTCTACGGTTTCCAGATCATGTTTCTCCGCCGGCTGGACATACCCGGAGAGATTTTTCACTATTGCCGAGATTTGCCTGGAATACTTGATGATTTCCCGGCCGTGCTCACGGCTTTCGGAAATATTATTTTCGTCGCGCACCGCCTCGGCCAACCCCAGTATGGCGTACAGGGGATTGTTGATTTCATGGCCGATGCCGGCGGTCATGGTCCCTATCGCCGCCATTTTCTCGGCCTGAATGAGTTGCGCCTCTATCCGCTTGCGCCCGGTTATGTCGCGGACGATGCCGGTGAAGAAAGTCTCGCCGCCAACCGTCCACGACCCCAGCGACAGCTCCAGGGGGAACTCGCTGCCGTCCTTGCGTATCCCCGCCAGTTCCACGGTCTTGCCGACGAGGCTGGTCTTGCCCGTCTCTCTGGCGCGTTTCATCGCCGTTTCGTGAGCCTCCTTGAAACGATCAGGAATCAGGCGGGTGAGGGGGGAGCCGAGAATTTCCTCCTCGGCGTATCCGAAAACAAGAGACGCGCCTTTGTTCCACGAAACGATTTCACCCGACGAGCCGGCGGCGATTATCGCGTCGGTGGCGGCGTCGGCGACCGCGTTGAACCTTTTCTCGCTTTTTTGCAGCCTTCTGATGATGGGGGCGGTGACGCGCAGGATCAATATCCACCCCGCCACATTGACCACGACGGCAAGGGCGGAGACGATGACTGCCGCCAACATGAACTGGGTGCGGATTTCGGCGATATCAATCTTGACGACGGCGCCCGAATTCATCGCCGTCAACGGATCAAACGCCACCAGATAAAGAACGCCGACGGTTCCGCCGCCGCCGATTACGCCGACAGCCGCCATGATCAGGATCAGAAAAAATATCCTCGTGCGCTCTCTCACTACCGCCCTCCGTGCCGGAGACTTAAATTTTCGCCGCTGCGGCGTCCGGAACGCTGCGGAGATAGAGCGTGTCCGGGCTGAAATCCTGGTCATGGGGCCAAGCGATGAATCCCGACAACGCCCGCACCGAGCGGAAATAAACGGGGTCGCGCAGTTCCCGAAAGATGCCGCTGTCAAGATACGGCTCGACCGAAAATACCCGACGCTCGCCGTTGTCGAAGGTGAGCAACAGGGAATAACCCTCCAAGGGTTTCACGGCGCTGACTTCGGGATGCATGAGCTTCTTCCTTAACGCAGGGGGTCGATACGGAACACCGGCTCGCCCCGGACGGCTAGCGCCCAGTCAGCGGCAAGTTCCTCCCGGTGGATTTCAATCCATGCCTGAACCAGCCGCAGCTTGT is drawn from Rhodospirillales bacterium RIFCSPLOWO2_02_FULL_58_16 and contains these coding sequences:
- a CDS encoding two-component system response regulator → MIVDDEEEIRRTIKRQLKDTGYEIIEASNGEEAIRLIGVENVLILDAIICDIRMPKINGVEAIAHFRKEYPSIPVIVLTGFPDVSLAAKFIKDGAFEYLVKPVEKEKLVEVVAKAVKQHHLFSGGGA